A genomic window from Sulfurospirillum diekertiae includes:
- the hemA gene encoding glutamyl-tRNA reductase — MHYLTMSFTHKNTDISIREKLAFNSEEKCRTFMGTLTSCAAVNEVILLSTCNRVEVIASVSECESALNDMFDLVSRVSSIPREELEDRADVYEDNGAIHHLFTVCSSLDSLVIGETQIAGQLKEAFKFAFENNYCAQKLGRAMHHAFRCAAEVRSRTDISKSPVSVSSVAVSKAKDLLGNIGGLTALVVGAGEMSQLAAKHLISSGVNIIIINRNLEHAQALATELGELATIAPYSKLTEFINRYRLVFTATGAPHSVITDDMVEEREFSRYWFDIAVPRDIDVSEHKDLHIFAVDDLEEIVNQNMSLREEQAKIAYSIVGRATMDFFKWLQSMCVDPIIKEIRDHAKECSLQELEKAVKKGYIPEELQEQVEKLLHHAFNSFLHSPTKNLKEVAEKPEADTIVQAVQYIFNINEDQTKRMNMYKCEYQMGVK; from the coding sequence ATGCATTACCTCACTATGAGTTTTACACATAAGAACACAGATATTAGTATTCGTGAGAAATTGGCTTTTAATTCAGAAGAAAAATGCCGTACGTTTATGGGAACATTGACAAGTTGTGCCGCAGTGAACGAAGTGATCTTACTCTCTACATGTAATCGTGTTGAAGTGATTGCGAGTGTGTCAGAGTGTGAATCAGCACTGAACGATATGTTTGATCTTGTCAGTCGCGTTTCGAGCATTCCGCGTGAAGAATTAGAGGATAGGGCAGATGTTTATGAGGATAATGGTGCGATCCATCATCTCTTTACCGTTTGTTCTTCTCTTGATAGTTTAGTCATTGGTGAGACTCAAATTGCGGGTCAGCTTAAAGAAGCATTTAAATTTGCTTTTGAAAATAACTACTGCGCACAAAAACTAGGACGTGCGATGCACCATGCTTTTCGCTGTGCCGCTGAAGTACGTAGTCGAACCGATATTTCAAAAAGTCCTGTTTCGGTTTCAAGTGTTGCGGTGAGTAAAGCCAAAGATTTACTAGGCAATATTGGAGGCTTAACCGCTTTGGTTGTGGGGGCTGGTGAGATGAGTCAATTAGCAGCAAAACATTTAATTTCCAGTGGCGTTAACATTATTATTATCAACCGTAATTTGGAACATGCCCAAGCTTTAGCCACAGAATTAGGTGAATTGGCAACGATTGCACCTTACTCAAAATTGACAGAATTTATTAATCGTTACCGCCTCGTTTTTACAGCTACGGGAGCGCCTCATAGTGTTATTACCGATGATATGGTTGAAGAGCGTGAGTTCTCACGGTATTGGTTTGATATAGCGGTACCTCGTGATATTGACGTGAGTGAGCATAAGGATCTCCATATTTTTGCGGTTGATGATTTGGAAGAGATTGTAAATCAAAACATGTCTCTTCGTGAAGAGCAAGCCAAAATTGCTTATTCTATTGTGGGTCGAGCTACGATGGACTTTTTTAAATGGTTGCAAAGTATGTGTGTCGACCCTATCATCAAAGAGATTCGCGATCACGCCAAAGAGTGCTCCTTGCAAGAGTTAGAAAAAGCAGTTAAAAAAGGGTATATTCCTGAAGAGTTGCAAGAGCAGGTAGAAAAACTCTTGCATCATGCATTTAACTCTTTTTTACACTCACCCACTAAAAACCTCAAAGAAGTCGCGGAAAAACCTGAAGCCGATACGATTGTACAAGCGGTTCAATATATTTTTAACATTAATGAAGATCAAACCAAACGAATGAATATGTATAAATGTGAATACCAAATGGGAGTTAAGTAA
- a CDS encoding polyprenyl synthetase family protein has translation MLGKVENLMVEMVASLGDARSVELFHRVPKGKRLRAKLILKIAGVTDNSLKLAAIVELIHAASLLHDDVIDDAFTRRGEDSINALFGNKTAIMLGDILYSKGFSELTFMPNDVAYSVSHAVALLSVGELLDVELSHAFNDSEERYFDMIYKKTASLIEASAKAAALLAGKDATIYALYGKNLGLAFQIIDDILDITQSSETLGKPSLNDFKEGKTTLPYLYMYRKLSSSDQTKLLSLFQQELDETQKVWIKTKMNETKALEDSISYARKLGLEALEVIEKEEDVGLNTIIKEMIERNF, from the coding sequence GTGTTAGGAAAAGTTGAAAATTTGATGGTAGAAATGGTCGCTTCTTTAGGCGACGCACGCAGTGTTGAACTCTTTCATAGAGTTCCGAAAGGTAAACGTTTACGCGCAAAACTCATTTTAAAGATTGCTGGAGTTACAGATAACTCTCTTAAGCTCGCTGCTATTGTTGAGCTTATTCATGCGGCAAGCTTGTTACATGATGATGTCATTGATGATGCTTTCACGAGACGAGGGGAAGACTCCATTAATGCGCTTTTTGGCAATAAAACAGCCATAATGCTAGGCGATATACTCTACTCAAAAGGCTTTAGCGAATTGACATTTATGCCTAATGATGTGGCTTATAGTGTTTCTCACGCTGTTGCACTTCTTTCTGTTGGTGAACTATTAGATGTTGAACTTTCCCATGCTTTTAATGACAGTGAAGAGCGTTATTTTGATATGATTTATAAAAAAACAGCTTCCCTAATCGAAGCTTCCGCTAAAGCTGCGGCATTACTTGCTGGCAAAGATGCTACTATTTATGCTCTGTATGGCAAAAATTTAGGGCTTGCTTTTCAGATAATCGATGATATTTTAGATATTACTCAAAGCAGTGAAACGCTTGGAAAACCTTCATTAAATGATTTTAAAGAGGGAAAAACAACCTTGCCTTATCTTTACATGTACCGTAAACTCTCTTCCTCTGATCAGACAAAACTGCTCTCTTTGTTCCAGCAAGAACTCGATGAAACACAAAAAGTGTGGATTAAAACAAAAATGAATGAAACAAAAGCATTGGAAGACTCCATTTCGTATGCACGGAAGTTAGGCTTGGAAGCGTTAGAGGTCATTGAAAAAGAAGAAGATGTGGGTTTGAACACTATTATTAAAGAGATGATTGAGAGGAATTTTTAA
- a CDS encoding DUF2018 family protein: MRQVLVCYNRIFLKAQENLMLYEDEDDFFMGSPKSKFFDILFHANQDLVKMKLLQIVDRYSAMEILLEKQFGIDALEGLISTVLMDETDSVVEHNNDLFISTMGEILTQNE; encoded by the coding sequence ATGAGACAAGTTTTAGTGTGCTATAATCGTATCTTTTTAAAAGCACAGGAGAATTTGATGTTGTACGAAGATGAAGATGACTTTTTTATGGGAAGCCCCAAAAGTAAATTTTTTGATATTCTCTTTCATGCTAACCAAGATTTAGTCAAAATGAAGCTTCTACAAATCGTAGATCGTTACAGTGCCATGGAGATTTTACTTGAAAAACAGTTTGGAATCGATGCTCTTGAAGGATTGATTTCTACGGTGTTAATGGATGAGACAGATTCTGTTGTTGAGCACAATAATGATCTTTTTATTAGCACAATGGGAGAAATATTAACTCAAAATGAGTAA
- a CDS encoding O-acetylhomoserine aminocarboxypropyltransferase/cysteine synthase family protein, with translation MNQETLALHYGYDKQHFGTMSVPIYQTTAYDFGSAETAANRFALRELGPIYTRLNNPTTDVLENRIAAVENGEAAIATATGQAAIFFAIANLAEAGDNIIVAKKIYGGATTLLTHTIKRFGIQAKLFESDDANDLEALIDDKTKAIFFESLSNPQIAIPNIEKIVAVAQKYNIITVCDNTVATPILFQPLNHGIDVSVHSASKYICGQGSAMGGLVVEAKGLNAKLIGNPRYPQFNEPDESYHGLVYATLPFPIFSLRIRLSLIRDIGATIAPFNSWLLIQGLETLSLRVKEHSRNAYKVASFLKAHPKVKKVSYPALESDPLHSRAKQYFKEGQTSGLLSFEVDDFEFAKHILNSTKIFSVVVNIGDSKSIITHPASTTHQQLSVEELELTGVKAGLIRLSIGLENADDLIEDLKIALG, from the coding sequence ATGAATCAAGAAACCCTCGCCTTACATTACGGATATGATAAGCAACACTTTGGAACAATGTCAGTACCAATCTATCAAACCACTGCCTATGACTTTGGAAGTGCAGAGACTGCTGCCAATCGTTTTGCCCTTCGCGAACTGGGACCTATTTACACACGTCTAAACAATCCAACAACAGACGTCCTTGAAAATAGAATTGCCGCTGTTGAAAATGGTGAAGCAGCGATTGCAACTGCAACGGGACAAGCGGCTATCTTTTTCGCTATTGCAAACTTGGCAGAAGCTGGAGATAACATCATTGTTGCTAAAAAAATCTATGGTGGGGCAACGACATTACTCACACACACGATTAAACGTTTTGGTATCCAAGCAAAACTCTTTGAGAGCGATGATGCCAATGATTTGGAAGCATTGATTGATGACAAAACTAAAGCAATCTTTTTTGAATCACTGTCAAATCCACAAATTGCAATTCCAAACATTGAAAAAATCGTTGCTGTAGCTCAAAAATACAACATTATTACCGTATGTGATAACACCGTTGCAACACCAATTCTCTTCCAACCACTCAATCATGGCATAGATGTCAGTGTTCACAGTGCAAGTAAATACATCTGCGGTCAGGGCAGTGCAATGGGCGGATTGGTTGTTGAAGCCAAAGGACTTAATGCTAAACTTATCGGTAATCCACGCTATCCACAATTCAATGAACCCGATGAAAGTTACCATGGCTTAGTTTATGCAACATTACCATTCCCTATTTTTTCACTTAGGATTCGCCTCTCACTCATCCGTGATATTGGAGCAACTATTGCGCCATTTAACTCTTGGTTATTGATTCAAGGGTTAGAGACGTTATCACTACGTGTGAAAGAGCATTCACGGAATGCTTATAAAGTAGCTAGTTTTTTAAAAGCGCACCCTAAAGTAAAAAAAGTCTCTTACCCTGCTTTAGAGAGTGACCCTTTACACAGTAGAGCGAAACAGTATTTTAAAGAGGGCCAAACATCTGGACTGTTAAGTTTTGAAGTTGATGATTTTGAATTTGCAAAACACATTCTTAATTCCACAAAAATATTTTCCGTTGTTGTGAATATTGGTGATTCAAAATCGATCATTACCCATCCTGCAAGTACAACCCATCAACAACTTTCTGTTGAAGAATTAGAGCTTACGGGTGTTAAAGCTGGACTTATTCGACTCAGCATTGGACTTGAAAATGCAGATGATCTTATTGAAGATCTTAAAATTGCTTTAGGTTAA
- a CDS encoding RrF2 family transcriptional regulator — MSLLSTKGMYGLSAMYQLFLSKSVKPLQIKEISARAEIPQNYLEQLLILLRQAGLVSSVRGAYGGYLLAKNAQDILIKDILIALEGNLVVTEGEVKDPVLRIFYEESNAKIQEIFNLPLSEFDVYAQRLNNQLNYNI; from the coding sequence ATGTCATTACTCTCAACCAAAGGAATGTATGGTTTAAGTGCCATGTACCAACTCTTTTTATCAAAGAGTGTGAAACCTTTGCAAATTAAAGAGATCTCTGCACGTGCTGAGATTCCACAAAACTACTTGGAGCAACTTTTGATTCTATTGCGTCAAGCAGGTTTAGTCAGTAGTGTTAGAGGTGCCTATGGCGGTTATCTTCTAGCCAAGAATGCTCAAGATATTTTGATTAAAGATATTTTGATCGCCCTTGAGGGAAATCTTGTCGTTACAGAAGGAGAAGTAAAAGACCCTGTACTTCGCATTTTCTATGAAGAAAGCAATGCCAAGATACAAGAGATTTTTAATTTACCGCTTTCTGAGTTTGACGTTTATGCACAACGTCTTAACAATCAATTAAATTATAACATCTAA
- the cysK gene encoding cysteine synthase A — translation MYAHNVTELIGNTPLVKLTRASEASNALVLGKCEFLNPSHSVKDRIGFNMIKTALDKGLIDLNSIIIEPTSGNTGIGLATVCASLGLKLILTMPSSMSLERRKLLAALGAELVLTEPALGMKGAVEKATELSKEIPNSFVPQQFSNESNPAIHYATTAEEIWKDTDGKVDIFIAAVGTGGTITGTGKRLKELNPNIQIIAVEPETSPVLSGGNPGPHKIQGIGAGFIPSVLDTKLYNEVVKVSYENAIETSRNLAKQEGLLVGISAGANVYVSSQIALKPENKGKTIVTILCDTGERYLSAGLYEYKES, via the coding sequence ATGTATGCACACAATGTAACTGAACTAATTGGCAACACTCCTCTTGTCAAACTAACCCGTGCCTCAGAAGCTTCCAATGCTTTGGTACTAGGAAAATGTGAATTTCTAAACCCTTCACATTCGGTGAAAGATCGTATCGGATTCAATATGATTAAAACAGCACTTGATAAAGGATTAATTGATCTCAATTCAATTATCATCGAGCCAACAAGTGGTAACACGGGTATTGGACTTGCGACCGTATGTGCAAGTTTAGGGCTTAAACTGATACTTACAATGCCTAGTTCCATGAGTTTAGAAAGACGTAAACTTCTAGCAGCATTAGGTGCAGAACTTGTACTAACAGAACCTGCATTAGGAATGAAAGGTGCTGTCGAGAAAGCAACTGAACTCTCAAAAGAGATACCAAATTCATTTGTGCCACAACAATTTTCCAATGAATCAAACCCAGCCATTCACTATGCGACCACCGCTGAGGAGATTTGGAAAGATACCGATGGTAAAGTCGATATTTTTATAGCGGCTGTTGGTACCGGTGGAACCATTACGGGTACAGGGAAAAGACTAAAAGAGCTAAATCCTAATATCCAAATTATTGCAGTTGAACCAGAAACATCTCCTGTTCTTTCAGGTGGAAACCCAGGACCGCACAAAATCCAAGGAATTGGTGCTGGATTTATTCCTTCAGTCCTTGATACAAAATTGTATAATGAAGTGGTTAAAGTCAGCTATGAAAATGCTATTGAGACTTCTCGCAATCTTGCAAAACAAGAAGGCTTATTGGTAGGTATTTCAGCAGGTGCAAACGTTTATGTTTCATCCCAAATAGCACTTAAACCTGAGAATAAAGGTAAAACAATTGTTACTATTTTATGTGACACTGGCGAGCGTTACTTAAGTGCAGGATTATATGAGTATAAAGAGTCGTAA
- a CDS encoding GGDEF domain-containing protein, producing the protein MKRIPRILLKKPILLGSITFVVNLVISMSPVLYLHGKHVEHYKSIPSFNTQLLIEEQDIVYSALLYSFIFAFIISILITLLAFFLKKSYLEVENLSHFDGLTGLYNRLMFMNVFQKEIQKVKRNRDYLFLVILDIDDFKPINDTYGHLIGDEAIKITASTLQQLLRASESIARFGGDEFIISIVDQDKNAASTIVNRILNEFNNKTIPVSRNHDHQELQINLSIGYTLYRSDDDFKTMLQRADQALYISKEAGKNTATFLA; encoded by the coding sequence ATGAAACGAATCCCACGCATTCTTCTTAAAAAGCCTATTTTACTTGGTTCAATAACATTTGTTGTGAATCTTGTCATTAGTATGTCACCTGTTCTATACCTTCATGGGAAACATGTAGAACACTACAAAAGTATCCCTTCTTTCAATACGCAACTCCTTATCGAAGAGCAGGACATTGTTTACAGTGCCCTGCTCTATTCCTTTATTTTTGCATTTATTATTTCCATTCTTATCACACTTCTAGCCTTTTTTTTAAAAAAATCTTACCTTGAAGTTGAAAACTTATCACATTTTGATGGTCTAACAGGACTGTATAATCGTCTGATGTTTATGAATGTCTTTCAAAAAGAAATACAAAAAGTAAAACGTAACCGTGATTATCTTTTTTTAGTCATCTTGGATATAGATGATTTTAAGCCTATTAATGACACTTATGGACATCTTATAGGGGATGAGGCAATTAAAATAACGGCTAGTACGTTACAGCAACTTCTTCGTGCCTCTGAATCCATTGCACGTTTTGGTGGAGATGAATTCATTATCTCCATTGTTGATCAAGACAAAAACGCTGCTTCAACGATTGTCAATCGTATTTTAAATGAATTTAACAACAAAACAATTCCCGTTTCTCGTAATCACGATCATCAAGAACTTCAAATCAATCTCAGTATTGGATACACACTTTATAGAAGTGATGATGATTTTAAAACAATGCTACAACGTGCCGATCAAGCCCTGTATATCTCTAAAGAGGCCGGTAAAAACACCGCGACATTCCTAGCTTAA
- a CDS encoding valine--tRNA ligase, whose amino-acid sequence MSEKSTVYNPKEIEENYYKIWEDRGYFEIDGNKAIQEQGKNFCIMMPPPNVTGSLHIGHALTFTLQDIITRFKRMDGFKTLWQPGTDHAGIATQNVVEKQLLAQGIKKEELGREKFLEKVWEWKAYSGGQIVHQMRKLGVSPAWSRERFTMDDGLKNSVKKAFVKYYKEGLIVRGNYMVNWCTHDGALSDIEVEYETNKGKLYHLKYFLKDSKEFLVVATTRPETYFGDTAVMVHPEDERYKHLVGQKVILPLIGREIEIIADEHVDMSFGTGCVKVTPAHDINDYEVGKRHDLEFITIFDSNGILNNYCGEFKGLERLEARAPIMAKLQSEGFVDKVEDYENQVGHCYRCKNVVEPYISKQWFVKKEIAEGAIAKVNEHLAEFYPSHWLNSYNAWMKELRDWCISRQLWWGHQIPVFYCNACGHEWASEAESESECPKCYSNKLHQDPDVLDTWFSSGLWPFSTLGWGNGDAYKDEKWDESDLKDFYPNTLLITGFDILFFWVARMMFSGEHTLGKLPFKDIYLHALVKDEHGQKMSKSKGNVIDPLDTINEYSADTLRFTLAILAVQGRDIKLSGEKLEQIRNFTNKLYNASRFLLMNANSFEDLDKIEIKTALGLYMKSRLAVATEEVRAHFSDYRFNDAATTLYRFLWGEFCDWGIELSKADKPAILELGAIFKEAMKLIHPFMPFISEFLYQELSDKTLEDNESIMVKRYPHALKQDEKIEKTFELVIEAIVGIRRAKANIDLGNKKIEHAFIKVSDATNLKDALKYISLLAKVENIDFTEVKIANSATDVGDNVEVFIPLDGVDLGPIIERLNNQKIKLEKEIMKLSSMLSNERFVANAPKEVIAENQKGLDDAKAKMVKIEAELISLGI is encoded by the coding sequence ATGAGTGAAAAAAGCACCGTTTATAACCCAAAAGAAATAGAAGAGAATTATTACAAAATTTGGGAAGATAGAGGCTATTTTGAAATTGACGGCAATAAAGCCATTCAAGAGCAAGGCAAAAACTTCTGTATCATGATGCCACCTCCCAATGTTACGGGAAGTCTCCATATCGGACATGCACTTACGTTTACACTTCAAGATATTATCACCCGCTTTAAACGCATGGATGGATTTAAAACACTTTGGCAACCAGGAACTGATCATGCGGGAATTGCCACACAAAATGTGGTTGAAAAACAACTCCTTGCTCAAGGTATTAAAAAAGAAGAGTTGGGACGTGAGAAGTTTCTAGAGAAAGTTTGGGAGTGGAAAGCGTACAGTGGCGGACAGATCGTTCACCAAATGCGTAAACTTGGTGTCTCTCCTGCATGGAGCAGAGAACGTTTTACGATGGATGATGGACTTAAAAATTCTGTTAAAAAAGCGTTTGTTAAATACTATAAAGAGGGACTTATTGTTCGGGGTAACTACATGGTAAACTGGTGTACTCATGATGGTGCGCTGAGTGACATTGAAGTAGAGTATGAAACCAACAAAGGCAAACTGTATCATTTAAAATATTTTCTCAAAGATTCTAAAGAGTTTTTAGTCGTAGCGACCACTCGTCCTGAAACCTATTTTGGGGATACTGCTGTTATGGTTCACCCTGAAGATGAACGTTATAAGCACCTTGTAGGTCAAAAAGTGATTCTTCCACTCATTGGTCGTGAAATTGAGATCATTGCTGATGAACATGTCGATATGAGCTTTGGAACAGGCTGTGTTAAAGTTACACCTGCGCATGACATTAATGACTATGAAGTCGGTAAACGTCATGATTTGGAGTTTATCACGATTTTTGATAGCAATGGTATTCTTAACAATTACTGTGGTGAATTTAAAGGGTTAGAACGCCTTGAAGCACGTGCGCCTATTATGGCAAAACTACAAAGTGAAGGGTTTGTCGATAAAGTCGAAGATTATGAAAACCAAGTGGGTCACTGCTATCGTTGTAAAAATGTGGTGGAACCTTACATTTCCAAACAGTGGTTTGTTAAAAAAGAGATTGCGGAAGGTGCTATTGCAAAGGTCAATGAGCACCTAGCCGAATTTTACCCAAGCCACTGGCTTAATTCCTACAATGCATGGATGAAAGAGCTTCGTGATTGGTGTATTTCGCGTCAGCTTTGGTGGGGACATCAAATTCCTGTTTTTTATTGTAATGCGTGTGGACATGAATGGGCAAGTGAAGCGGAGAGTGAGTCAGAATGTCCTAAGTGCTACAGCAACAAGCTTCACCAAGACCCTGATGTCCTTGATACATGGTTTAGCTCAGGTCTTTGGCCTTTTTCAACACTCGGCTGGGGAAATGGCGATGCTTACAAAGATGAAAAATGGGATGAAAGCGACTTAAAAGATTTTTATCCTAATACCCTGCTCATTACAGGCTTTGATATCCTCTTCTTCTGGGTAGCACGTATGATGTTTTCGGGTGAACACACCCTTGGAAAACTTCCCTTTAAAGATATTTATCTCCACGCTCTTGTCAAAGATGAACACGGTCAGAAAATGAGCAAAAGCAAAGGAAACGTGATCGATCCACTGGATACTATTAACGAATACAGTGCAGATACTTTGCGCTTTACCCTCGCCATTCTTGCAGTTCAAGGTCGTGACATCAAACTGAGCGGTGAAAAATTAGAGCAAATTCGTAACTTCACCAACAAACTTTACAACGCTTCACGCTTTTTGTTGATGAATGCAAACTCATTTGAAGATTTAGACAAGATCGAAATTAAAACCGCTCTTGGTTTATACATGAAAAGCCGTTTAGCTGTGGCAACGGAAGAAGTACGTGCTCACTTTAGCGATTACCGCTTTAATGACGCAGCCACCACACTGTACCGCTTCTTGTGGGGTGAATTTTGTGATTGGGGTATTGAGCTGAGTAAAGCAGACAAACCTGCTATTTTGGAGCTTGGAGCTATCTTTAAAGAGGCAATGAAGCTTATTCATCCCTTTATGCCATTTATCTCTGAATTCCTCTACCAAGAACTTTCCGATAAAACACTGGAAGACAATGAATCCATTATGGTCAAACGCTATCCTCATGCACTCAAACAAGACGAAAAAATTGAGAAGACCTTTGAACTTGTTATCGAAGCGATTGTAGGCATTCGACGTGCCAAGGCCAATATTGATCTTGGAAACAAAAAAATAGAGCACGCTTTTATCAAAGTTTCTGATGCTACAAACCTAAAAGATGCGTTGAAATACATTAGCTTATTGGCAAAAGTTGAAAATATCGACTTTACTGAGGTTAAGATCGCTAACTCAGCCACCGACGTGGGCGATAACGTTGAGGTGTTTATTCCACTCGATGGTGTTGATTTGGGCCCCATCATTGAGCGCCTGAACAATCAAAAAATCAAGCTTGAAAAAGAAATCATGAAACTCTCAAGTATGCTCTCTAACGAGCGCTTTGTTGCCAATGCGCCAAAAGAAGTTATAGCAGAAAATCAAAAAGGGTTGGATGATGCTAAAGCTAAAATGGTCAAAATTGAAGCGGAACTCATTTCACTCGGTATTTAA
- the mog gene encoding molybdopterin adenylyltransferase: MRQIKIGILTISDRASAGIYEDLSGKAIIQVLSEYLSCEWESVYKVIPDEQPLIEAALEHMADHDECCLIVTTGGTGPAIRDVTPEATEAVCEKMMPGFGELMRQVSLKYVPTAILSRQTAGIRGRSLIINLPGKPKSIRECLDAVFPAVPYCIDLLEGPFLTCNEDVIKLFRPKA; encoded by the coding sequence ATGAGACAGATTAAAATTGGTATTCTTACGATCTCTGATCGTGCCAGCGCAGGTATTTATGAGGACCTTTCAGGCAAAGCAATTATTCAAGTCTTAAGTGAGTATCTAAGCTGTGAGTGGGAGAGCGTGTACAAAGTGATTCCTGATGAACAGCCACTCATTGAAGCAGCCCTTGAACACATGGCAGATCATGATGAATGCTGTTTAATCGTCACTACAGGAGGCACAGGCCCAGCTATTCGAGATGTAACGCCTGAAGCTACGGAGGCTGTCTGCGAGAAGATGATGCCAGGCTTTGGAGAATTGATGCGTCAAGTGAGTCTTAAGTATGTACCTACCGCCATTTTATCACGACAAACGGCAGGTATTCGTGGTCGTAGTTTGATTATCAATCTTCCTGGAAAACCTAAATCCATACGTGAATGTTTAGATGCAGTCTTTCCTGCTGTGCCGTATTGCATTGATCTTTTAGAAGGACCTTTTCTTACATGTAATGAGGATGTGATCAAACTTTTTCGTCCAAAGGCGTAA
- a CDS encoding ketopantoate reductase family protein: MNIIILGAGGVGSYFGAKLLQDGHHVVFIARGAHLEALQTEGLHVKHPSLEFDQKIQALDLPSLSELDATSFDLIILATKSIATREVSIQLAQWLRAQMKPPYILSLQNGVENEAILCDYFAEEYIMGGLTRKIGAHVVSPGYVEAVGSAETILGMMHTTMENERFLEALSLVLNHAGIPTQTTYDIKQELWKKLIINNGVNALCALLRVKTGVLFEKSPLSEVVYGLMQETAYAARSLHVKISQEDVDAMFALIKQFDSIKPSMLVDLEHGRTLEIEEICGVVIRALHQIGVDAPYTKTIKALLEFNMEQ; this comes from the coding sequence ATGAATATTATCATTCTTGGTGCAGGAGGAGTTGGAAGCTATTTTGGTGCCAAACTTCTCCAAGATGGTCATCACGTCGTCTTTATTGCACGAGGGGCACACCTTGAAGCGCTTCAAACTGAGGGTTTACATGTAAAGCATCCGAGTTTAGAATTTGATCAAAAAATTCAAGCACTTGATTTACCGAGTTTATCTGAATTAGATGCTACTTCATTTGATCTTATTATTCTTGCAACTAAATCAATTGCAACACGTGAAGTCTCCATTCAACTTGCGCAATGGCTTCGAGCTCAAATGAAACCACCGTATATTCTCTCTTTGCAAAATGGTGTTGAAAATGAAGCTATCTTATGTGACTATTTTGCCGAAGAGTATATTATGGGCGGATTGACACGAAAAATTGGGGCACATGTGGTTTCTCCTGGATATGTAGAAGCGGTTGGCAGTGCGGAAACTATTTTAGGTATGATGCATACAACGATGGAAAATGAGCGTTTTTTGGAAGCATTGTCGCTTGTTTTAAATCATGCAGGGATTCCAACCCAAACGACATATGACATCAAACAAGAACTGTGGAAAAAACTGATTATTAACAATGGGGTTAATGCACTTTGCGCGTTACTGCGTGTTAAAACAGGTGTTTTGTTTGAGAAAAGTCCTCTTAGCGAAGTGGTTTATGGACTTATGCAAGAAACCGCCTATGCTGCACGTAGTTTACATGTAAAGATTTCGCAAGAAGATGTGGATGCCATGTTTGCCTTAATTAAGCAGTTTGATTCGATTAAGCCATCTATGTTGGTTGATTTAGAACATGGTAGAACGTTAGAAATAGAAGAAATTTGTGGTGTTGTCATTCGAGCTCTTCATCAAATAGGCGTCGATGCTCCTTATACCAAAACGATTAAAGCGTTACTCGAATTTAACATGGAGCAATAA